The DNA region TTTGCCCAAGTCCAAGATCCCACAAAATTAGTGGGGGAAAAGCCATAAAAACATAAAGAAAGCTGCGGATGGGTTGGACATAGAGTTGCGTAGAAATTGTTCCCACCTTTATGGATTCTTTGGCTCCACAAGATTCGTGTTTATGCGTAGTTCTCCCAAGATCTTGTTTCTGACATTTAATCACCGGAAGCTATCTTCAAGCCTCTCCAGAAGCCCGCTTAATTAAGCTAAATCTCTTTTGGGTCACCACTTCTTGGGGTCTCCAGCTAGGCGCCTGAATCAGATAAATCCATTTTCGTTGTGCATTTCATTAGCTCTGGTCCAAATCCAAACAAATTGGTTTACCATTTCCCgtattatattttctttgttttgaatttgccAATTAGACACGTCTCTTGTCTGCCGCTTGTCTTCCACAGATATGGTAAATTGGAGCCTCCATAATGCTAGATTGTGTGGAACGGGAACTCTGCTATCTTTGGGTGCTCCGATTCATTTGTTTGTCATAACTCAATGGTTATTCTTGGAACAGGATTGATATTCCAATTAATTGATTTCCAGATGCAAGGTCGAGAGTATTGTTTTTCTATCAGAGGAAAGAAGTCGGGAGCAAAATTACCTTGATAACATGATACATTATTTCATATCAAAGAAAGTATGgtgataatataatattatctTATGAATGATTTTCCTGATCAATTTTGAAccatatattaaaaatttgtaacGGTACATGTGTATTTCGGTACAATTTTGTATAaccaaataattattttatttaaatattgtcTTTAAGAGGTATAATGGTCTTTTAACCagagaataaataaataaagagaTGTAATGTTAAGCCCAAGGAACATAcatacttttaaaaaactcTTAACCCTATTTAGTTATTATTGTTAATAGAAATCAATAAGGTTCAGCTTATCGGGAAAAGACCTTTATTAATTAGGATGAGATATCAAAGATCATGTAACCTTCGATTTTTAACCGTTCTTAAACAATTCATAGTGATTAACATATGCGCGCAATGTAATTTAATGTAATTTCATATCAAAGTAAAATGTTCATATGATAATATTATCTTTGGAATGATAATTGGACCACATATGTATATCAAAAATTTATAACGGCACATATGTATTTTGGGTAAAATTTTGTctaaccaaataataatttgattaaaatATTGACTTTAAGAGATGTAATGGCCTTTTAACTAGGGAATAATTATATAGTAATGTCAAGCCCAAGGAACTTACTTTAAAAGAAATCTTCTgacaaaaattatatacatacatacacaggtagttattattgtaaatataaaTCAATATTATTTAGCTTACTGGGTTAATTTGGATGAGATATCAAGGAAACTTCGATTTCTAAgcgtttttaaataatttatactgatgtacatacatatgttcGCAATGTAACATAGTTATCGATTAGGAAATGTCTGCATCGATTGCGAATGCATCTGCAATCGAAAGCTCGGATTTCTGCATCCACTTACCGCATAAACGCCTAATTAATTACTTCGCGCCATAAAACGTGTAGAAAcacttaattaattttgcaCTCACCTGCTTGATGAAATTAAATGGCGGCATTTTGTGGTCCAATTTGCGGCTGCTGCAATGcaaatgtattttttctcAATTTATTTGTGTGCGCGCTTAGTGGCATGCAGTTGCAAGTCCAAATTTAAACTATTTAATTAACTTTTTCGCACTTTGCGGACTATTTGTTGTGTTTATTGCTGTCACCTTTGTGGCATTCGCTTTATTTGgccgcttttttttttttgcaatttgcTTTCGCGCGCCTCTTCGCTTAGTTTACCGTTAGTGTGAGAAAAAGAGAGCGACACACAAGTGATAACGCGTTTTTGGCACTGCCTTATTTTTTTAGCGCACTTTCAAAACAAATTAACCCGAATTAAAGCCAAGCGGAAGTGGAAGAAAGGATATATTCGTGCGATCCGGTCGCTGATCTGTCGCTTTAATGCTAAACTTAACCCGTGAAAAGTCGGCTTACGACTGAACGTGAAAAACTTCAATTGAAGCGGGGCGATCGCTCGTCCAAATGTACAtacttatgtatgtatgaaTACTTGCTACATACATAGCTATGTTCCTCTGCCGACGTCGACGTCGGTGAATGTGACCCTTTCAGTTCCACTTTGACCATGGCCAACTTTTTGGGGTATATTCGACCAGTGGACAGCCAAAACCATTATTTACCAACTACAAGGTGTTTGAACGCTAGCCAATTAAGCAAAAACTTGAGCAAATGCAATGCATTAGCCGGGAATTCAAGATGTGGAAAGTGCGTTGCTTTGAGCCAGGTATGTACATACTTCAAAAATGTACATTCATACATTGTGCAATGACAAATGTCAGGCAACATGCATGTGAAAAATATCTAAaagtgcaaataaaaaatggttaaaaatatgttttgtatatatatttttaaacttgCTAATCATAAGTTTTTCCTTGGAgagttttacatttttaagatatTCAGAGGTGCCAAAGAAATCGCATAGCTTCCATTCCAAAGTAAGTTTCTTATGTGCATCAATGTAAAGAGATAGATTTTGATATATTTGATAACAACATTAAGAACATTCAagaatttaatttgtattatacctattttatgtttttcattattagaaaaaaaaatacattgcACTTTAAAATTAGTTTATTTGAAGgataatttaaaagaaattattaaatttaaaatattaatgataaatacatttttatattagattttattttacttatttgtttttataggGTATCAGCGCATCGAACCAATTTTCCAGTGTACAAGCTTCGCGCTCTACTGCTCCCGACTGTCAAAATGCCGGCCACTACGCTGCAGACATCACCATCACATAGTCATAGTATTTGGCTATTCAAAACCCATCACCCCACCATCATAGTCGTACCCATAAACACGCAGGGTTCCCAGAACTCTTTTGGCCTCTGTTGTTCTCGTTCTTTATTATCACTCGTGGAGAGGTGTCGTTAACAATGCAGAGATGGATAACCCCTAGTGACGTCACTCACCGGTGGGGCTACCTTCGCTCTCCTGCTGACAATCCTTCTCCAGGAGCAGGATGCACTCCCTCACCGTATACCTGGCTTGGGCTATGTCCCGATGAAGGCGGTCCTTGGGCGCCCGCAATCCCATAATCGTTGGCGCCAATTCGGAACGCATCTCGGCCAGGGTATTCAGTAGATCAGAGTACTTGTCCTCTATGTTGGCATTGGCATCCAGATCTGAAAAGGATTTGGAGgaaattttcataaaatgtgTAAGACATAGATCTAGATAAGATAGCCTAACTGGTTACAGATATTATATAGATTATAATGGTTATAGATATTGTATAGATTTGGTATAAACTTTACTCGAATGTatcttttccattttcttacTTATAGATGTTGGCATCATCCCACAAAGGCCATCAATACCAGCTCCACCAGCACTCCCCCCTCCATTCGCCAATGACATCAGCTGGAGCTGGTTCTGCATGTACTTGGTGTACTCCAGTTTAGCCATAACCTCCTTGTATTCGGTGGCGTAGGCAAATGCATTGGCATTTTGTTGCTGCCTGTTTCGCTGGACCATCGTTAGATTCATCGTGGAGCTGAGCTCCGAAGGAGCACCTCCATTAACCCGTGTGATCTCCACTCGCGGCTCATTCTGCTTGGCTTCCATCTCCGGGTCCATGGCCATcggctgctgctcctcctccgcctggGAGCGAGCGGGCACGGCCGTCACGGTTATATCGCTGTACCTTGAACGGAAGGATTCAATGTCTAGGTAGTCCATGCTGGGCTATTAATTTTTACACAATGACTGAgggtttttggttttgataGTCGACCATTTGACATTGATTTGACAGGCCTACTTAGATTATACTTCATTATTGACAGCCTAGTGCTGAAAACTTATTTAGGGTTGGAAAAGTATTTTTCTATAAtcatatatgtttttcttAAAGGTCACCAATTCAACCTGGCTTATGAAATAGGATCCCCTTCTAAACGTTTGAAATTTGTTTCCTCATTTTACTCCAGTTACCTTACCCTGAACCCCATGCACGTGGCTCGTTAAACCAAGCTCAATAAACCTATGGTAAAGCTGAAAGAGGAGCACCGAGTACCTTCACCTGTCGTTTTGGTGCCTGTTTTGCCTTTGCCCCCCACAAGAACCTTTCTTTCATTCTTTCTTTTGGGCTATCGCATGACGAGCGGGTAATTACCGGCTGCAGAACAAAACACGTTCATAAACAGTACATTCTGCTGGCGCTGTCCATTCGCCCGCTTTCCCCCCCAAGAGTCCACCGCTTCCAAAGCCGCTCAAGCGTGCTTCCCGTTCTGCGCAGGCGCACGCAGCGAATAGCCGTCGCATTTCCCTCGGCGGTTACCCCAATTTTTTGCCATGACTCATGGAGTATTCAAGTAACACAGGCGGATCTGATCGTCGTGTTTGGTTTACTTCTTCCACATGCAAATTTTGACCAGAACTGTCCAGAATTTAAGGTTTAACAATCTTCGGCTGGTGCATATAACAATTTAGTGATCTAGAGTCTGCTTAGGGGCTAGTTAATTGCTGCTCTGGTGCTGGGAGCGAATGATCGCCTCCAGGCTGCGTTCCGTCTGCTCTCCGCACTCGAAGCGATGGTAGTCCACGACCTCGCAGTTGTGATCCTGCAATGCCTCGCCCACCGTCTTATCCGCATCCAGCAGATATTCCTGGTGGATCAGGCACGTCTCCTCGTCCTTGTTCTCCGCCGGCTTGTCCTTGTCGTACTCCCCAATCTTGGACGGCTTCATGCCCACGATCTGCTGGCAGATGCTCTTGTGGAATTCAAAGTCCAGCAGCTTATGAGTCGATCGGTAGGCCACGATTGCTCCGTATTTGCCCACCTGGGTGATGCCCTCAGTGGTGCCCACGTTGGTGGGTGCCGGGTGGGCGTAGCCAACTAGTTTCAGATCGTTGTTGACCTTAAAGCACAGGGCACGCCGTATGGTGGCATTCTCGCCGAGGGCGCCGATCAACAAGGCCAGGTGGTCGCCCAGTGTGCGGCCCTCCTCCGTTCG from Drosophila subpulchrella strain 33 F10 #4 breed RU33 chromosome 2L, RU_Dsub_v1.1 Primary Assembly, whole genome shotgun sequence includes:
- the LOC119548866 gene encoding uncharacterized protein LOC119548866; the encoded protein is MDYLDIESFRSRYSDITVTAVPARSQAEEEQQPMAMDPEMEAKQNEPRVEITRVNGGAPSELSSTMNLTMVQRNRQQQNANAFAYATEYKEVMAKLEYTKYMQNQLQLMSLANGGGSAGGAGIDGLCGMMPTSINLDANANIEDKYSDLLNTLAEMRSELAPTIMGLRAPKDRLHRDIAQARYTVRECILLLEKDCQQESEGSPTGE
- the LOC119548865 gene encoding elongation factor Ts, mitochondrial — protein: MLLQKIFTRALHSTRQLYAGASGTGGLEKSALAALRKKTGYTFANCKKALEKHNNDVGLAEKWLHEQAQTLGWSKATKVADRATAQGLIGVLIRGNRGAMVELNCETDFVARNDTFKRFVDHVACMCLHYTDLTDFDGDLWKLGFDADALRNLRTEEGRTLGDHLALLIGALGENATIRRALCFKVNNDLKLVGYAHPAPTNVGTTEGITQVGKYGAIVAYRSTHKLLDFEFHKSICQQIVGMKPSKIGEYDKDKPAENKDEETCLIHQEYLLDADKTVGEALQDHNCEVVDYHRFECGEQTERSLEAIIRSQHQSSN